One genomic segment of Linepithema humile isolate Giens D197 chromosome 5, Lhum_UNIL_v1.0, whole genome shotgun sequence includes these proteins:
- the LOC105670939 gene encoding 18S rRNA aminocarboxypropyltransferase-like isoform X3: MWDMEHCDPKKCSGRKLARHGLIKTLRLGARFPGLCLTPIGTKCVSPTDHEVVQEYGCAVVDCSWARLDDTPFNKMKTPHPRLLPFLVAANPINYGKPCELSCVEAIAATLIITGFPEEAEFYLGKFSWGHSFLELNSELLEKYALCANSEEVIAVQKEFLDKAWQEKLDRLAQPDFPPSDTESEEEEVKKSESTVSSVTEELDNVKI, encoded by the exons ATGTGGGATATGGAACACTGCGATCCCAAGAAATGCTCCGGTAGAAAGTTGGCAAGGCACGGTTTGATAAAAACATTACGATTAGGCGCACGATTTCCAGGCTTATGTCTAACTCCGATTGGCACTAAG TGCGTAAGTCCGACAGACCATGAAGTTGTGCAAGAGTATGGCTGTGCAGTCGTAGATTGCAGTTGGGCACGTTTAGATGACACTCCTTTTAACAAAATGAAAACGCCCCATCCTCGGCTATTGCCGTTTTTAGTTGCTGCCAATCCCATAAACTATGGGAAACCTTGCGAATTGAGCTGTGTTGAAGCTATAGCAGCTACTTTGATTATAACGGGATTTCCAGAAGAGGCTGAGTTCTATCTTGGAAAATTCTCATGGGGCCATTCATTCCTAGAGTTGAACAGCGAACTGTTAGAAAAGTATGCTCTTTGCGCAAATAGTGAAGAAGTGATTGCAGTACAAAAGGAGTTTCTAGACAAAGCCTGGCAAGAGAAATTAGATAGGCTTG cacaACCTGATTTCCCACCCAGTGATACAGAATCTGAAGAAGAGGAGGTAAAGAAAAGTGAAAGCACTGTATCAAGTGTAACTGAAGAACTagacaatgtaaaaatataa
- the LOC105670939 gene encoding 18S rRNA aminocarboxypropyltransferase-like isoform X1, producing MSGRRKKNKSKLLEKRRRVFNKEQRYETDEGPNMDNEAESTDERSIPFPVAMWDMEHCDPKKCSGRKLARHGLIKTLRLGARFPGLCLTPIGTKCVSPTDHEVVQEYGCAVVDCSWARLDDTPFNKMKTPHPRLLPFLVAANPINYGKPCELSCVEAIAATLIITGFPEEAEFYLGKFSWGHSFLELNSELLEKYALCANSEEVIAVQKEFLDKAWQEKLDRLAQPDFPPSDTESEEEEVKKSESTVSSVTEELDNVKI from the exons ATGTCGGGACGcagaaagaagaataaaagtaaattattggAGAAGAGACGACGTGTTTTTAATAAGGAGCAGCGATACGAGACAGATGAAGGACCAAATATGGACAACGAGGCAG AATCGACGGACGAACGGTCGATACCATTCCCTGTGGCTATGTGGGATATGGAACACTGCGATCCCAAGAAATGCTCCGGTAGAAAGTTGGCAAGGCACGGTTTGATAAAAACATTACGATTAGGCGCACGATTTCCAGGCTTATGTCTAACTCCGATTGGCACTAAG TGCGTAAGTCCGACAGACCATGAAGTTGTGCAAGAGTATGGCTGTGCAGTCGTAGATTGCAGTTGGGCACGTTTAGATGACACTCCTTTTAACAAAATGAAAACGCCCCATCCTCGGCTATTGCCGTTTTTAGTTGCTGCCAATCCCATAAACTATGGGAAACCTTGCGAATTGAGCTGTGTTGAAGCTATAGCAGCTACTTTGATTATAACGGGATTTCCAGAAGAGGCTGAGTTCTATCTTGGAAAATTCTCATGGGGCCATTCATTCCTAGAGTTGAACAGCGAACTGTTAGAAAAGTATGCTCTTTGCGCAAATAGTGAAGAAGTGATTGCAGTACAAAAGGAGTTTCTAGACAAAGCCTGGCAAGAGAAATTAGATAGGCTTG cacaACCTGATTTCCCACCCAGTGATACAGAATCTGAAGAAGAGGAGGTAAAGAAAAGTGAAAGCACTGTATCAAGTGTAACTGAAGAACTagacaatgtaaaaatataa
- the LOC105670939 gene encoding 18S rRNA aminocarboxypropyltransferase-like isoform X2: MSGRRKKNKSKLLEKRRRVFNKEQRYETDEGPNMDNEAESTDERSIPFPVAMWDMEHCDPKKCSGRKLARHGLIKTLRLGARFPGLCLTPIGTKCVSPTDHEVVQEYGCAVVDCSWARLDDTPFNKMKTPHPRLLPFLVAANPINYGKPCELSCVEAIAATLIITGFPEEAEFYLGKFSWGHSFLELNSELLEKYALCANSEEVIAVQKEFLDKAWQEKLDRLGKDTYVTT, encoded by the exons ATGTCGGGACGcagaaagaagaataaaagtaaattattggAGAAGAGACGACGTGTTTTTAATAAGGAGCAGCGATACGAGACAGATGAAGGACCAAATATGGACAACGAGGCAG AATCGACGGACGAACGGTCGATACCATTCCCTGTGGCTATGTGGGATATGGAACACTGCGATCCCAAGAAATGCTCCGGTAGAAAGTTGGCAAGGCACGGTTTGATAAAAACATTACGATTAGGCGCACGATTTCCAGGCTTATGTCTAACTCCGATTGGCACTAAG TGCGTAAGTCCGACAGACCATGAAGTTGTGCAAGAGTATGGCTGTGCAGTCGTAGATTGCAGTTGGGCACGTTTAGATGACACTCCTTTTAACAAAATGAAAACGCCCCATCCTCGGCTATTGCCGTTTTTAGTTGCTGCCAATCCCATAAACTATGGGAAACCTTGCGAATTGAGCTGTGTTGAAGCTATAGCAGCTACTTTGATTATAACGGGATTTCCAGAAGAGGCTGAGTTCTATCTTGGAAAATTCTCATGGGGCCATTCATTCCTAGAGTTGAACAGCGAACTGTTAGAAAAGTATGCTCTTTGCGCAAATAGTGAAGAAGTGATTGCAGTACAAAAGGAGTTTCTAGACAAAGCCTGGCAAGAGAAATTAGATAGGCTTGGTAAAGATACTTATGt cacaACCTGA
- the RabGGTb gene encoding geranylgeranyl transferase type-2 subunit beta has translation MAVVKNDIELPSNIPEFVMEKHANYLISYGTNKDEYNYSQTEHMRMSGMYWGLTALDLMGKLEQTNKEEVLEFIGQCQNDSGGIGASLQHDPHLLYTLSAVQILCMYDALDVINVDKVVNYVKERQQADGSFMGDQWGEVDVRFSFCAVATLSLLNRLDAIDVEKAVQFVLRSMNFDGGFGSKPGSESHAGLIYCCVGLLSITGHLHLIDADRLGWWLCERQLPSGGLNGRPEKLPDVCYSWWVLSALTILGRLHWIDKKGLVKYILTCQDMETGGFSDRPGDMVDPFHTLFGLTALSMLDKDFALKPINPTYCMPEYIIDRLGLKPSRLDV, from the exons ATG GCAGTAGTGAAGAATGACATTGAACTACCGAGCAATATTCCAGAATTCGTAATGGAAAAACATGCAAACTATCTCATTTCATATGGGACCAACAAAGATGAATat aattattctcAGACTGAACACATGAGGATGTCTGGCATGTACTGGGGTCTCACAGCTCTAGATTTAATGGGAAAATTAGAGCAAACCAATAAGGAAGAAGTATTAGAATTTATTGGACAGTGTCAAAATGATAGTGGTGGCATCGGTGCCAGCTTGCAACACGATCCACATTTACTGTATACACTGAGTGCTGTTCAAATACTGTGTATGTACGATGCGTTGGATGTAATTAATGTTGATAAAGTTGTAAATTATGTCAAAGAGAGGCAACAGGCTGATGGAAGTTTTATGGGTGATCAATGGGGTGAGGTCGACGTCAGATTTTCATTCTGCGCTGTCGCCACTTTATCACTTTTG AATCGGTTGGATGCGATAGATGTTGAGAAAGCTGTGCAGTTTGTATTGAGATCTATGAATTTTGATGGAGGATTTGGTTCGAAACCAGGATCCGAGAGTCATGCAGGTTTAATTTATTGCTGCGTAGGATTGCTTTCGATAACAG gGCATTTACATTTGATAGACGCTGATCGCTTGGGGTGGTGGTTATGCGAGAGACAGTTACCTTCTGGTGGTTTAAACGGTCGACCCGAAAAATTGCCAGATGTGTGCTATTCTTGGTGGGTGCTGTCGGCGCTAACAATTTTAGGCCGTCTACATTGGATAGATAAAAAAGGTTtg gtaaaatatattttgacttGTCAAGACATGGAAACCGGCGGTTTTAGCGATCGACCTGGAGATATGGTTGATCCTTTTCATACTTTATTTGGGCTCACCGCATTATCAATGTTAGACAAGGATTTCGCGCTGAAACCAATAAATCCTACCTATTGTATGCCAGAGTATATAATCGATCGCTTAGGTCTCAAGCCGTCGCGGCTCGATGTGTGA
- the LOC105670926 gene encoding uncharacterized protein, which translates to MMPRPSRDTYGDQKPPYSYISLTAMAIWSSRDKMLPLAEIYKFIADRFPYYRKDTRRWQNSLRHNLSFNDCFIKVPRGPHRPGKGAYWALHPAALSMFENGSLLRRRKRFKLHKPDKELLKSELQALASAMPPPLPPPPPPPPPPQPQPHSEQPIASTGGIVDASATCPGNGLSLANLHRLRDDLLRWEIQERRMMVASASNSGEHFAGAVGFSRFDGASGLPTGPAAPEAVTAGYYLLSPEVRQRLAGGASADGGSEILRTYEAAALLHSAASWSFPGFPAVSHTSYAVSQLPYLQQTTAPTRQTTIHPGTRDIRDAERRLSSDRALENGSAIVVAAGRESETVFTGENTYEITGYNRDKLAEEEPLSSSSSTSSSSRINLYRGAAVTSAASSPPTSPTSPNSLAVTKSPYRHLSPISNLVAEVERTQLPSAREDPSATVVLTANTEKRVKKPFTIENIIAPDDNEGGGDGGGGGGGICTSAGDEEASRLSDETIAKKSPLLVPRPLYAGYSMSIATTGVQRPSYGTAT; encoded by the exons ATGATGCCGCGACCCTCGCGCGATACCTATGGTGACCAGAAGCCGCCGTATTCCTATATATCGCTGACGGCGATGGCGATATGGTCATCGAGAGACAAGATGCTACCACTCGCCGAGATTTACAAGTTCATCGCCGACCGCTTTCCATACTACAGAAAGGACACGCGACGGTGGCAGAACTCCTTGAGGCACAACTTGTCATTCAACGATTGCTTCATCAAG GTGCCGCGCGGTCCGCACCGGCCGGGAAAGGGAGCCTACTGGGCGCTGCATCCTGCCGCGTTGTCCATGTTCGAGAACGGCTCGTTGCTGCGCCGACGGAAGCGCTTTAAGCTGCACAAGCCGGACAAGGAGCTGCTCAAGTCCGAGCTGCAGGCACTCGCCTCGGCGATgccgccgccgttgccgcccccgccgccgccgccaccgccgccgcagccgcagccgcattcgGAGCAACCGATCGCGTCGACCGGCGGGATCGTCGATGCGAGCGCGACGTGCCCCGGCAACGGTCTCAGCCTGGCGAATCTCCATCGTCTGCGGGACGATCTTCTCCGATGGGAGATACAGGAGAGGCGGATGATGGTCGCCAGCGCTTCGAATTCCGGCGAGCATTTCGCCGGCGCGGTCGGTTTCAGCCGGTTCGATGGCGCTTCCGGTCTGCCGACCGGACCGGCCGCGCCGGAAGCCGTCACTGCCGGATACTACCTACTGTCGCCCGAAGTCAGGCAGAGACTGGCGGGCGGCGCCTCCGCCGACGGCGGCAGCGAGATCCTGAGGACGTACGAGGCGGCCGCGCTGCTGCACTCCGCCGCCTCCTGGAGCTTCCCCGGCTTCCCGGCGGTCTCGCACACGTCGTACGCGGTGTCGCAGCTACCGTATCTCCAGCAGACCACCGCCCCCACCAGGCAAACGACCATCCATCCGGGGACGCGGGACATTCGGGACGCGGAACGCCGGCTGTCGAGCGACCGCGCGCTGGAGAACGGATCGGCGATCGTCGTGGCCGCCGGCCGGGAAAGCGAGACGGTTTTCACGGGTGAGAACACTTACGAGATAACGGGCTACAATCGCGACAAGCTCGCCGAGGAGGAGCCGCTCTCGTCGTCCTCGTCCACCTCCTCGTCGTCCAGAATAAATCTCTATCGAGGCGCCGCCGTGACCTCCGCCGCTTCGTCGCCGCCGACGTCGCCGACCTCGCCGAATTCGCTTGCGGTCACCAAGTCGCCCTATCGCCACCTCTCGCCGATCTCCAACCTGGTGGCGGAGGTCGAGCGCACCCAGTTGCCCTCAGCTCGCGAGGACCCGTCCGCGACGGTCGTTCTTACGGCTAATACGGAGAAGAGGGTGAAAAAACCGTTCACTATTGAGAATATTATCGCGCCGGACGATAACGAGggtggcggcgacggcggcggcggtggcggtggtaTTTGCACCAGTGCCGGCGACGAGGAGGCCTCGAGACTGTCCGACGAGACGATCGCGAAAAAGTCCCCGCTCCTCGTGCCGAGGCCGCTGTACGCTGGATACTCGATGTCGATCGCGACCACGGGTGTTCAGAGGCCGTCCTATGGCACTGCCACTTGA